A portion of the Tachysurus fulvidraco isolate hzauxx_2018 chromosome 8, HZAU_PFXX_2.0, whole genome shotgun sequence genome contains these proteins:
- the bsk146 gene encoding serine/threonine-protein kinase SBK1 encodes MSSSPVVSRVSVDILEELQLFAAQNLEKLEVNKYYEVIRELGKGTYGKVDLVIHKIRGTKMALKFLKKKTTKLKSFLREYSISLYLSPCPFIINMFGIAFETEDYYVFAQEYALAGDLFDIIPPQVGLPEPVAKRCVHQVALALDYLHCKKLVHRDIKPENVLLFDRECRRVKLSDFGMARCAGSVVKRVSGTIPYTAPELSDASQRDGICVDYSTDVWALGVLLFCMLTGNFPWEKAVPTDTFYDEFARWQRKPTGTVPSQWRRFSDEVLIMFRKLLALERERRCTVKEVFTHFGQRWMLDGEAGRGGGGGHHQVAHSSSSSDEELLVDRMKQQTLSPSKNSAVESGMAAHHFSSVSTNSSVSSTTSYERMPRDNATSGRILVTTPIEICV; translated from the exons ATGAGCTCTTCTCCTGTCGTGTCTCGAGTGTCTGTCGACATCCTGGAGGAGCTTCAGCTCTTCGCTGCTCAGAACCTGGAGAAGCTTGAGGTTAACAAGTACTATGAGGTTATCCGAGAGCTGGGCAAAGGCACCTACGGCAAGGTGGACCTTGTCATTCATAAAATTAGAG GTACCAAGATGGCACTAAAATTCCTCAAGAAGAAGACCACTAAACTAAAGAGTTTTTTGAGGGAGTATAGCATATCACTGTACCTCTCCCCATGTCCCTTTATAATCAACATGTTCGGTATTGCATTTGAGACCGAGGATTACTACGTGTTTGCACAGGAGTACGCCTTAGCTGGGGATCTCTTTGACATCATTCCTCCACAG GTGGGACTTCCGGAGCCTGTGGCCAAGCGTTGTGTCCACCAGGTGGCCCTTGCCTTGGATTACCTGCACTGTAAGAAGTTGGTACACCGCGACATCAAGCCAGAGAACGTGCTGCTCTTTGACAGGGAGTGCCGCAGGGTGAAGCTCTCTGATTTTGGCATGGCACGGTGCGCAGGCTCTGTGGTGAAGCGTGTCAGTGGCACAATCCCGTACACAGCTCCCGAGCTGAGTGATGCCTCCCAGCGTGATGGCATCTGTGTGGACTACAGCACAGATGTGTGGGCCCTGGGTGTTCTCCTTTTCTGCATGCTTACCGGCAACTTTCCCTGGGAGAAAGCAGTGCCCACGGATACATTCTATGACGAGTTTGCTCGCTGGCAGCGGAAGCCAACAGGCACGGTCCCCTCACAGTGGCGCAGATTCAGCGACGAGGTGTTAATAATGTTCCGCAAACTCCTTGCTCTGGAGAGGGAGCGCCGCTGCACCGTCAAGGAGGTGTTCACCCATTTTGGCCAGCGCTGGATGCTGGATGGGGAAGCAGGAAGAGGCGGTGGAGGAGGACACCACCAGGTGGCGCACAGCTCTTCTTCTTCAGATGAGGAACTGCTGGTGGACCGGATGAAACAGCAAACCCTATCTCCGAGCAAGAACAGCGCGGTGGAGTCAGGAATGGCCGCTCATCACTTCAGCTCAGTGTCCACCAACAGCTCGGTGTCATCCACTACCAGCTATGAGCGCATGCCCAGAGACAACGCCACCAGCGGCCGCATCCTTGTCACTACACCGATCGAGATCTGTGTGTAG